The Corallococcus silvisoli genome contains the following window.
GCCGGCGGTGTGCCTGGATGCCGGGTCCATGGAGCGGCTCCTGGAGGAGCTGGCGCGGGTCTACGCAGCGCTGCGGCGGGGCCCGGCTCCGGCCCAGGACGAGGTGGTGCAGTACGCCGACTTCGCCCAGTGGCAGAACGACCTGGAGGAGACGGACGCGGGCCGGGAGGGGAAGGCGTACTGGGACGCGCAGGTGGGGCGGGCCGAGGCGGTGCCGCGGCTCGCCTTCGAGCTCGACTCGAAGGCCCACCCCCTGGCGGTCCGGGCGCTGACGCTCGATGGAGAGACGCTCGCGGGGCTCGAGGCGCTGTCCCGGCGCGAGGACATCCCCACGTCGTCGGTCGTGCTGGCCTGCTGGCAGGTCGTGCTCTGGCGCATGGCGGGACAGCCGGATCCGCTCGTCATCGAGGTGCGCTCGGATGGACGGAAGTACGAGCACCTGCACTCCGCGCTGGGGGCCTTCTGCCAGTACGCCCCCCTCCGGATGGGGCTCGACGCAGGGGCCGCGTTGGCGGACGTGGCGAGGCAGGCCGGCGCCGCGCTCCGCGAGGCACACCGCTGGCAGGAGTTTCTTCCCGCGACGCTCCGGGCGAAGCAGGACGAAGGGCTTGGCGCGCGGCGGATCGGCTTCTCCCACCAGGACTGGCCGGCGGCATGGCGGGCGGAGGGCGTCACCTTCGAGGTCGGCCGGCTCGACAGTCGCAGCGAGCGGCTGAAGCTGGAGCTGGTCTGCGTCCGGCGGGGAGACGGGCCTCGGCTCGAACTGCGCCATGACCCCACGGTCTACTCCGCGCGGAGCATCGACCAATTGCAGGACGCGCTGGAGGCCCTCGTTGGAGCCGTGGCGCGGGAGTCGCGCGACCCGGTCGGGGCGCTGCCCATCCAGGGCGCGAAGGCGCGCCAGCTCATGCTCGAGCAGTGGAAGGCGCCCGCCAGTGGCGGGCCGCCGTCCCGGTGCATCCATGCGCTGTTCGAGGCCCAGGCGGAGCGCACGCCCGAGGCCCCCGCGGTGACGTACGAGCAGGTCCAGCTCACGTACCGGCAGCTGAACGCGCGCGCCAACCAGCTGGCCCGGCACCTGCGGGGCCTGGGGGTGGGGCCGGATGCCGTGGTGGGTGTCCGGGTGGAGCGCTCGGAGCGGATGATTGTCGCGCTGCTCGGCATCCTCAAGGCCGGTGGCGCGTGGCTGCCCATCGAACCCTCGCTCCCGGAGGCGCGGCTCGGCCACCTGCTCCAGGAGGCCGCGGCGCGCGTGCTGGTGACGGAGCGGGACCTGGCGGGCGCGGCGGGGGCGAAGGCCGCCGTCGTGTGCCTGGACTCCGACGAGGAGGTCCTCTCGCGCCAGGGCGTGGAGAACGTGGGCGGCGGAGCCGGCGCGAGCAACCTCGCGTATGTCATCTTCACGTCGGGGTCCACGGGGCTGCCCAAGGGCGTCGCCGTGGAGCACCGGCAGCTGGCGGGCTACGTGCAATCGGCCATCGAGAGGCTCGCGCTGGCGGAGCTCACCCGCTTCGCCACCGTCTCCACGTTCGGTGCCGACCTGGGGCATACCGCCATCTTCCCGGCGCTGTGCACGGGGGGGCACCTGCATGTGATTTCCCAGGAGCGTGCCTCGGACGCGGACGCGCTGGCCGACTACTTCGCGCGCCACCCGTGCGAGCTGCTGAAGATCGTCCCGTCCCATCTGGCGGCCCTGGTCGCGTCCACCGCGCAGCCGGAGCGCATCATGCCGCGCGAGCGGCTGGTGCTCGGCGGCGAGGCGCTGACCTGGGGCACGCTGCGGGTGTTCCAGTCGCACGCTCCTGGCTGCCGCATCTTCAACCACTACGGCCCCACGGAGACCACCGTGGGCGTCGTCGCCGGGGAGACGCAGGCGCATGCCCAGCCGGGCCCTGCCGCGACGGTTCCGCTCGGCACGCCGCTCGCGCAGGCGGGGCTCTACCTGCTGGACCCGGGGGGCCAGCCCGTGCCCGGCGGGGTGCCGGGCGAGGTGTACATCGGCGGCGCCACGGTGGCGCGTGGGTACATCCATCGTCCCGGGCTCACCGCCGAGCGGTTCGTCCCGGATCCGTTCTCCGGGACTCCTGGTGCGCGCCTCTACCGGACGGGGGACCGCGCTCGGGCCCTGCCCGATGGCGCCATCGAGTTCCTGGGACGGGTGGACCGGCAGGTGAAGCTGCGCGGGTTCCGGGTGGAGCTGGGCGAGGTCGAGGCGGTGCTCCGCGGACATGCCACCGTCAAGCAGAGCGTGGTGGTCGTGGGAGGTGAGGCGGGCTACCAGCGGCTGGATGCCTACGTGGTGGGCGACGCCCTCCGGCCTCCGTCGGAGGACGAGCTGCACGAGTACGTGAAGGCCCGGCTCCCCGACTACATGGTGCCCGCCCACATCATCGTGCTCGACA
Protein-coding sequences here:
- a CDS encoding non-ribosomal peptide synthetase yields the protein MQDPALEGFRLSPQQERLWGLQRDGTAYRTQCAAVIDGELHRDTLLAALQHLVDQHEILRTSFRSLAGGDVVLQVISPSATPCLQEQDLGALDPARQEAQVERCYQEEWGRPFELEQGVKLRATLLRLAAGRHVLVLGAPAVCLDAGSMERLLEELARVYAALRRGPAPAQDEVVQYADFAQWQNDLEETDAGREGKAYWDAQVGRAEAVPRLAFELDSKAHPLAVRALTLDGETLAGLEALSRREDIPTSSVVLACWQVVLWRMAGQPDPLVIEVRSDGRKYEHLHSALGAFCQYAPLRMGLDAGAALADVARQAGAALREAHRWQEFLPATLRAKQDEGLGARRIGFSHQDWPAAWRAEGVTFEVGRLDSRSERLKLELVCVRRGDGPRLELRHDPTVYSARSIDQLQDALEALVGAVARESRDPVGALPIQGAKARQLMLEQWKAPASGGPPSRCIHALFEAQAERTPEAPAVTYEQVQLTYRQLNARANQLARHLRGLGVGPDAVVGVRVERSERMIVALLGILKAGGAWLPIEPSLPEARLGHLLQEAAARVLVTERDLAGAAGAKAAVVCLDSDEEVLSRQGVENVGGGAGASNLAYVIFTSGSTGLPKGVAVEHRQLAGYVQSAIERLALAELTRFATVSTFGADLGHTAIFPALCTGGHLHVISQERASDADALADYFARHPCELLKIVPSHLAALVASTAQPERIMPRERLVLGGEALTWGTLRVFQSHAPGCRIFNHYGPTETTVGVVAGETQAHAQPGPAATVPLGTPLAQAGLYLLDPGGQPVPGGVPGEVYIGGATVARGYIHRPGLTAERFVPDPFSGTPGARLYRTGDRARALPDGAIEFLGRVDRQVKLRGFRVELGEVEAVLRGHATVKQSVVVVGGEAGYQRLDAYVVGDALRPPSEDELHEYVKARLPDYMVPAHIIVLDRIPLTPNGKIDSRALPAPEHLLTEAGTASLAPRTGTEELLAGIFMELLGLDRVGIHDDFFDIGGHSLLATRLLARMRDVFQADLSLRDVFESPTVAGLAGIVESLLRGEPEPTFEPIPVAPREGGLPLSFAQERMWHQDRVAPNSPNTTVDVLLWLTGPLDAGVLSRALEEIVRRHEALRTTFTRRGEQPVQEISGAGPVCVTAEDLGAPAGAWEEAGRRVAQLAQGAFDVREGPLFRARLFRVRPEEHGVLLSMHHLVSDGFTRGVLIRELAALYDTFSAGRPSPLEPLAIQYTDFAVWQRGLLRGASWERHRDYWTKQLAGAPARLALPTASTSRSGGPRRMAVHPFTVPEEAAARLRELSRRQGVTLYMVLLAAWQTLLSRLTGQEDIVVASPMAGRSRSETQALAGLFVHTQLMRTDLSGDPPFQELLVRVREGVLGAGAHQDLPLATLAGDLEPGAAPGSWPSAQVLLVVENALREQPRFGPLVLERVQRLGEDRSEAASHELALRVGVTTGVLEAGLEYNTALFEPAAMEELARRWLRLLERIGEDVQQRLSALAS